In one window of Oscillospiraceae bacterium DNA:
- a CDS encoding HPr family phosphocarrier protein produces MKTVSIKLSTIEDVRKFVETVTAYDMDIDLASGRYTVDAKSIMGIFSLDLLKPIELTAHSEDTDKLFADLDKFIVK; encoded by the coding sequence ATGAAAACAGTTTCCATTAAATTATCCACCATCGAAGATGTGCGCAAATTCGTTGAAACCGTTACCGCTTACGATATGGATATAGACCTTGCATCAGGACGCTACACGGTTGATGCAAAATCCATCATGGGTATTTTCAGTCTCGATCTTTTAAAACCGATAGAACTCACCGCACATTCAGAGGATACAGACAAGCTTTTTGCAGATTTGGACAAATTCATAGTTAAGTAA